The following coding sequences are from one Solea solea chromosome 4, fSolSol10.1, whole genome shotgun sequence window:
- the hsf5 gene encoding heat shock factor protein 5 isoform X1: MDASGGSLPDYINPTTFPAKLWRLVNNPTKTSICWDLLGESIVVHQELFELQVLSGPSSCTSSNSDNFKTNKFCSFVRQLNLYGFKKTTQLVKVNSSPIGGTFHRYFHKNFKRNHPELVGALRRLTADNRTKLSAGQEVSSRSWARPSGGGGSDGDVKKEIIVLSPTNQMLTHPHKAQAWTAPNVPTPAPPLYPMGGHADGAAPPALPISSTHPSTGVASCSNTVYIQQALPPCTNHGGATFISYNPCSTQFQPGFYSPFFQYYHPNLVASHVAGNGLQVTPFSPQVYYQIADELTPIQSSNCPVKVELPEQQARSVIERSNQGSNMKANTSYAVLEVITDGENNTEGMKAEDEDPHRDPSTNTPTIKISTC; the protein is encoded by the exons ATGGATGCCAGTGGAGGTTCCCTCCCAGACTACATCAACCCCACCACGTTTCCTGCCAAACTGTGGCGTCTGGTGAACAACCCCACCAAAACATCCATCTGCTGGGACCTCCTCGGCGAGTCCATTGTCGTTCATCAGGAGCTCTTTGAGTTGCAGGTCCTGTCTGGCCCCAGCAGTTGCACGTCGAGCAATtctgacaactttaaaacaaacaagttcTGCAGCTTTGTTCGTCAGCTCAACCTGTACGGCTTCAAGAAAACCACTCAGCTCGTCAAAGTCAACTCGTCGCCCATTGGCGGTACGTTTCATCGCTATTTCCACAAAAACTTCAAGCGAAACCACCCCGAGCTCGTTGGAGCTCTGAGGAGACTCACTGCAGACAACAGGACCAAGCTGAGTGCCGGTCAGGAGGTGAGCAGCAGGTCCTGGGCTCGACCCAGCGGAGGTGGCGGCAGCGACGGAGATGTGAAGAAAG AAATTATAGTTCTGAGCCCCACAAATCAAATGTTAACTCATCCTCACAAAGCTCAGGCTTGGACAGCGCCCAATGTCCCAACTCCAGCCCCACCGCTATACCCGATGGGGGGCCATGCTGATGGTGCAGCTCCACCAGCTTTACCGATATCTTCAACCCACCCCTCTACTGGAGTGGCCTCATGCTCGAACACTGTGTACATCCAGCAGGCTTTACCCCCCTGCACTAACCACGGAGGTGCTACTTTTATCAGTTATAATCCTTGTTCTACACAGTTTCAGCCTGGCTTCTATTCTCCGT tTTTTCAATATTACCATCCGAATCTTGTGGCATCACATGTGGCAGGGAATGGGCTTCAGGTCACGCCGTTCTCTCCCCAAGTTTACTATCAG ATTGCTGATGAATTGACACCAATTCAATCCAGTAACTGCCCTGTTAAAGTGGAGCTCCCAGAGCAGCAGGCACGCTCCGTGATAGAGCGCAGTAACCAGGGAAGCAACATGAAAGCTAACACTTCATATGCTGTACTCGAG GTTATCACTGATGGTGAAAATAACACTGAGGGCATGAAGGCCGAAGATGAAGACCCTCACCGTGACCCCAGCACCAACACGCCAACCATTAAG ATCTCAACATGCTGA
- the hsf5 gene encoding heat shock factor protein 5 isoform X2, which yields MDASGGSLPDYINPTTFPAKLWRLVNNPTKTSICWDLLGESIVVHQELFELQVLSGPSSCTSSNSDNFKTNKFCSFVRQLNLYGFKKTTQLVKVNSSPIGGTFHRYFHKNFKRNHPELVGALRRLTADNRTKLSAGQEVSSRSWARPSGGGGSDGDVKKEIIVLSPTNQMLTHPHKAQAWTAPNVPTPAPPLYPMGGHADGAAPPALPISSTHPSTGVASCSNTVYIQQALPPCTNHGVFQYYHPNLVASHVAGNGLQVTPFSPQVYYQIADELTPIQSSNCPVKVELPEQQARSVIERSNQGSNMKANTSYAVLEVITDGENNTEGMKAEDEDPHRDPSTNTPTIKISTC from the exons ATGGATGCCAGTGGAGGTTCCCTCCCAGACTACATCAACCCCACCACGTTTCCTGCCAAACTGTGGCGTCTGGTGAACAACCCCACCAAAACATCCATCTGCTGGGACCTCCTCGGCGAGTCCATTGTCGTTCATCAGGAGCTCTTTGAGTTGCAGGTCCTGTCTGGCCCCAGCAGTTGCACGTCGAGCAATtctgacaactttaaaacaaacaagttcTGCAGCTTTGTTCGTCAGCTCAACCTGTACGGCTTCAAGAAAACCACTCAGCTCGTCAAAGTCAACTCGTCGCCCATTGGCGGTACGTTTCATCGCTATTTCCACAAAAACTTCAAGCGAAACCACCCCGAGCTCGTTGGAGCTCTGAGGAGACTCACTGCAGACAACAGGACCAAGCTGAGTGCCGGTCAGGAGGTGAGCAGCAGGTCCTGGGCTCGACCCAGCGGAGGTGGCGGCAGCGACGGAGATGTGAAGAAAG AAATTATAGTTCTGAGCCCCACAAATCAAATGTTAACTCATCCTCACAAAGCTCAGGCTTGGACAGCGCCCAATGTCCCAACTCCAGCCCCACCGCTATACCCGATGGGGGGCCATGCTGATGGTGCAGCTCCACCAGCTTTACCGATATCTTCAACCCACCCCTCTACTGGAGTGGCCTCATGCTCGAACACTGTGTACATCCAGCAGGCTTTACCCCCCTGCACTAACCACGGAG tTTTTCAATATTACCATCCGAATCTTGTGGCATCACATGTGGCAGGGAATGGGCTTCAGGTCACGCCGTTCTCTCCCCAAGTTTACTATCAG ATTGCTGATGAATTGACACCAATTCAATCCAGTAACTGCCCTGTTAAAGTGGAGCTCCCAGAGCAGCAGGCACGCTCCGTGATAGAGCGCAGTAACCAGGGAAGCAACATGAAAGCTAACACTTCATATGCTGTACTCGAG GTTATCACTGATGGTGAAAATAACACTGAGGGCATGAAGGCCGAAGATGAAGACCCTCACCGTGACCCCAGCACCAACACGCCAACCATTAAG ATCTCAACATGCTGA
- the supt4h1 gene encoding transcription elongation factor SPT4, whose amino-acid sequence MALETVPKDLRHLRACLLCSLVKTIDQFEYDGCDNCESYLQMKGNREMVYECTSSSFDGVIAMMSPEDSWVAKWQRIGNFKPGVYAVSVTGRLPPGVVRELKSRGVIYKSRDTAVKT is encoded by the exons ATGGCGTTGGAGACTGTCCCTAAAGACCTGCGCCACCTGCGAGCCTGTCTCCTTTGTTCGCTGGTGAAG ACCATTGACCAGTTTGAATATGACGGCTGTGACAACTGCGAGTCCTATCTTCAGATGAAGGGGAACCGGGAGATGGTTTATGAATGCACGAGTTCCTCGTTTGATGG TGTCATAGCCATGATGAGTCCAGAGGACAGCTGGGTGGCTAAATGGCAGAGGATAG GCAACTTCAAGCCTGGTGTGTATGCAGTGTCAGTGACCGGCAGATTACCTCCAG GTGTGGTCAGAGAATTAAAAAGCAGAGGAGTGATTTACAAATCCAGAGACACAGCAGTGAAGACATAA